A segment of the Ovis canadensis isolate MfBH-ARS-UI-01 breed Bighorn chromosome 17, ARS-UI_OviCan_v2, whole genome shotgun sequence genome:
CTGACCAGTTCCTCTTGGATCTGCTGTGTGCGTCTACTGAGCTTCACATTATACTGGTGTCTCAGGAAGCGTCTAGAAATGAGAAGATATGGGTTACCTTTAATGTTTATGATCATAAAGAATTCTGCAGAGGTTAGACTGTTACTTTCTACAGATTGTATCCCTTCTGCTTTCAGGGTTAACAGGGCAAGCCTGAGAAAGTGAGAGGCATCGCTGGTCTGGGATGGGCAGGTGAAGGGTGGGGGCCTTCCCACGCGTACCCCAGTTCTGCCTTCTGCCGCGAGGCTGCCAtctgcctcctctcctcctccagcctctccAGCTCCCAGCGCTGCTTCAGCAGATTCTCCTGCTCCTTCTTCAGTTTGGTGGCCTGTGGTTACCGGACAGCAAACCCAGTTAGGCTCGTCATCCCTCATCTCCCTTTCTAGCAGACACGATGCAACAAGGGCAGCCTGGCCACCTGGTACCCGGGATCCCCTCCCACTTTCAAGGCACTAAGCCCTTTGGCCCAGCTCACTCAGTCATCCCGGCTGGGTCTTTCCCAACCCCGCCGACAAGAATGAAACCCTGCCCCACATGACCCTGCACTGCCCACGCTTACTGCAACTGAACCTCTCTCTCCCCAACCTGACACAGCCCCCAGCTGTATTCCCAGCAGCCAGTCTAGTGCTTGGGCACAAAGGACCCAGTTCTCAAATCACtgaggcctgggggaggggggctgctCCCCTCAGAATTGCTGGGCACAGGATTCTTGGAACAGCCTCCTGGACCAAAGATCCTCATGGTTTGTCCCGAGACCCCAAAACAACTAGCTGGGGAGAGCTGTGGGCTGGCTCATCAGACTAAGTCAAGTCTACCAAGCGCCCTTGAACTCCGGGGTCTCAGAGGCCCTCAGACAGCAGGCCTCTACCCACATCTGCGGGGACAGGTATGATCCCCCGAGGGCTAGGGTTCAAGAATCCGGCACACAGCGTGAGTGTGGAAGAACCACTGGTGAGACCACATGTCAGGAGAACCCAGTGTGGCTCCCCTTCTTAGAACCACTTCCCGGATGCCATCTCCATGCGGAGCAGCTTCTTAGATGCCTGTTTCCTCACAATGAGCGGCTACAAGTGAGGAGGCCTGGCGGCCGGGGCACGGCCTCACCTCCATCTCCTTCGCCTTCAGCTCCTCCATCTGCTGGCGCAGCACCTCCGCCTGCAGCTTACTCTCCAGCTGcctcctctcctcttccactttcatccgTTCCAGCGCTTCCCGGCGGGCCGTTTCATACTCATTTTCAAAtcgtttttccttttcctcttcagcGGCTTCTTGCTGCATGGAGCCAAAGGAACGTAGGGGTCAGCATCTGTAACACGGAGCCAGTGAAGACCTCACCGCTGGTCAGCAGGTCGCAGGGCCCGTTCTTCACTCCGACACGTCTACACCTGAGCAGGCTGTGCGCTTATCCGCCGTGAGGCCCGGGCTCAGCTCTCACGGTGGGAACCATGGGTGTGGTGCTGCCCTCAGAGACGAGGCTGGGAGCACAGTGCCCACCACGGGGCAGGGAATCAGGAACACCGGGTTCCTTCCCTTTCACAAGTCGACAAAGCACTTTCTAAAATGAATCCAGAGGCAAAGCAATGGGTCCACGAAGTGTGGACTGCCATCACCAGAAGTCCTGCTGTCAACCCGGGTTGAGAGTTTATGATGTGAATCATATCCAGAGGGTACTGGCAACAGGACACCCTTAAGGATGCATACTCCATCTATCATCAGCCGGCCCTGGACACCTGGTCTTATTCTGTCCCGAGAGGGGTCACGTGGGATTCTTGTCTGTGCAAGAGCAACAGACATTCCATTTTAACAGGTGTTAAGTAAACCGAGCAAAGGTCTATTTCTGGACTGGAGTCACTGAGatggaaaacaagaaacaaattcAAAGACTTGGCGAGAGTCTCCCAGCACATACCACACctgttttttctcctctttctgcgTTTCCCAAGCGTTTATCACATGCCTCTTGTGAAGGTCCGATTCGATCTGAGGATGAGAAGGCAGAAAATATaaacttcctcagtggctcacaGGATGGATGTTCACTGCTGAGCACCGCACCATGGCCTGGAATGTGACCAGGTATCTTACAAGGAAGTGCATGGTGACCCCACCATACATAGTCTAAATGCAAGTCAGTAAAAAACCAAAGGACCAGGCGATTCTAAGCCATCTCAAGAACTGGAACAAAGTATCAAAAAATGTTCTCCCGCCCAGTCCCCTTGGAGCTGAGCAGACACTGAAATGGAAATCCAACCTCAAAGGCAACTGTGGTGGGTCTAACGCCTATTAGGCCCCAGGGCAGCAGGACCTGGGTGAGGAGCAGACTCAGCTTTTTGCCTGGCTCCCCAAACCTCCCTCTCCAAAGGAGCAGCTGTGAAAACACACCACCTGTATCAATGGATGCAACAAATTTGGGATTATTAATAAGAGATCTGGGTTTAAAGAATCTCTTGGATCAGAAAATGAATCGTAACAATGTCCAAAGGCTTTTGTTTGGAAAATTGTTCatacaagttttaaatttttctcaacTTACAAACATAAACATTTGCCACTAACTTGAATGTTCTGAATAAACAACTGAGTACCTGACTTCGGAGGAGCCCCTGAAATCTACAAGTGGCCAAGGAGAGGTTTAGTGCTAACCACATGGCATACCAGAGCAGCCAGATACTCTATTATGACGGGCAACTTCTAAATGTAGTTACGTGCACATAAATTAACACCACCAAATAagttgctcagacggtaaagaatctgccggccaatgcaggacacccaggtacgatccctggatcaggaagaccctcctggagaagggaagggcaacccactccagtattcttgctgggaaattccacagagagaggaacctggtgggctacagtccacggggtcgcaaagagtcagataacgaCTTAAGAgactaaatacaaatatatacacaaattgTAAACTGAACTAAATTAATGATTCctgtcatgggattctctccCTGTAGCCCAATCTCTGCTGAATGATGTCACCCCAGCCACAGTGCCCCCTTCTCTCCTTGCCCCAAAGTCTTGTGGGTCTGCCCCCTTTCTCCTGCCACTCCAGTTCTGACCACCATCACTCACCTGGGCTGCAGCTGCAACCCCTCAATTGACATCACCCCTTCCCGCCCCCTCGACCCTGCTACTGCTCCCCAAAATGCAGCCAGGGCCCCACTGCACCTCTGCTGAGAATCTCGCAGGCGCTCCCGGGTGCCTCCAGGGGAAGGCCACCCAAGGCTGTCCCAGGCGGCCCCATCTGCCTACCCAGCCTCCACTGTTGGGTTTCCCCCTTCCTATCAGATGTCCCAACCTCTTGCAGCCTCTTGTAGATGTTAAATAACCAAATGAACCAGATCTTCTGTGTGGAGCCTCTTTCCAAAGCGGCTGGAGTGATCTCTTTCATCCCAGCACAAGATGCAAATTTAGAAACAAGGCGAGCAATGTGATTTCATCTACTTAGGCAAACCAATGGGAGGATCTCTTTGGTTTTCACCTCTCGAAGTTTGgggttgttctttttccagtgttcataCAAAAGTCGTTCAGCAATCTGCCAAGAAAACACAAAGAGGGGAGAATTCATACAAAAGTCGTTCAGCAATCTGCCAAGAAAACACAAAGAGGGGAGACTGACATCGCTCTTCCAATCCATCCATGTTTCAGGTAACCCACAGTGAAGTTAGGTGAGCCTAAGAGCTCCTCCACTGGCAGCCAGCACCGCACCTGCCCTTCAGACTTCCCTCGGGCCTCAGGAGGTGTCTGGCTCTCAACAGACACCAATCAGGTGCTGATAAATGACTCATTTCTTTGGCTACACCaaatgacttgtgggatcttagttccgtgatcagggattgaacctgggcactCAGCagtgagcatggagtcttaaccactggaccaccagggagttcccacaAATGACTCTTATAATGGTGATAAAAAGGGGCCAAAATCTGATGCTACAAATGGGTCCTAGATGCTAAAGATCTACTTCAAAATATACAGCAGGCTTAAAAACACAGCTTAGAGACCACCACTACACAGGACTACTTTGGAAGTTAAGTTAAAATATACCAGTCCCAGCCTTTCATGGGACCAGAGAACTAGAATAAAGAAAAGGGACTCAGATATAATGATTTAAGGGgcccaagagaataaagatgACTCCTGGAAAATACACACGAACAACGACTCAGAGTCAGCACTTTTCTCAGCTGGCTCTGTAGTGAACTGCCATCTCGGCCCCTGAGGGAGACGCCTCGTGGCCTCACCGACAGGCCGGGGACTCGGGCTTCGCACCCTGCTGAAGAGCTACGCGGAGTTACCAGCTTCCTTTGCTCCTCTCGGGCCGCCTTCAGGTTCCCGTGCTGCTCCCGGATTCTCCCTTCCCTCAGGTTCATGCTCAGCCTCAGCTCCTCCAGTTGTCCGGCCAGCAAGTCCTGCTCCTCCACCAGAAGCTGCCTGAGTCTCTGCCGTCGGGCCTCCAGACgcttcctgccctcctccttcATCTTCTCCCGCTGGTAAGCATGCATGCTGGGCAAGAGGGGCCACCATCAGCCTGGATGCTTCCAGCTGCACAGGGGCTACATGGCTGGCTGTGTGGGTGACAGGCTGAGACACATGGAACATGGTGACCTGGGAAGGCGTCCTCCAGCCAAAGTGAACAGGCCAGGTAATAGAATCACTATGCATAATAGAATCTTGTTCTTGCAAGGAAATGTACAAGAGGCGTATCTATGCACATGGTAATATTATCTGAGTAGTTACCATGTACTACATAACCTGGATGGTTTTTATAGTAGTCATGACATAAATCCTATAAATTAGGTTCTGTTTTAGCCCTActtcactgatgaggaaactgaggctcattcATACAGCAAGTGACACAGTCAGAATTGCTATCTACGTCTGTCCGACTCCAAAGCCCATAGTCAGAATTGCTAGCTAGGTCTGTGTGACTTCAAAGCCCACGCTTTTAACTTCCGTGTTTTCGTATGTATCTCTCTCTATAAAAATGGGTGTATGCTTGTATCTATatttacacacaaacacagatgAAGAAGTGTACGGGAGGTTACGGACCAGACAGTTCATGGTGGTTCCCTCCTGGGGAAATGGGGCTACCAGGGGACTTCCGGATTCTACATACACGTCTCATCATCTTATCTTTTTCAGTCAAATGTGTTACTTCACTGCTGACCTTCTTTTCAGTTTCCAGTTGGAAAGACATCACCATGCGAGTATCCACGGAAATCATCACATTTCCATGCGAGTATCCACGCCGGCCAGCCACCCTCCCCCAGGTCCTTGAGTCAGTCACATCTCCCGGCAGTAGGGGGCCCTCCAGCCCTAAGGGAAGGTGCTCACCGCACAGTTACCTCCGCTGGTAGGAGGCCCTGGAGCTCCACTCTGCCTGTTTGGAGCTGCGGATGTCGGACATCTGGAAGTAGCGGCTGTTCTGGTCCCACTGCTGCCGAAGATGCGCCTCCTGCTCCTGGCGGCGCTGTCGGGCGGCCTGCTGATCTGGGAGCCGCCGGCTGCACCAGGAGGAGGGCAGCGTGGGGAGTGCCATCTGAGGAGAACAGCAGCGCTAAGAACAGGAGCCTGCTGCAGCTCCTCACCCCTTTGAGGCCCGGTCCTCACCCTGGGCTGCACACTGGAATCGCCTGGTAGAGCCTGGGCCCCAAGGCAGAccaattaagtaaaaaaaaaaaaatctcagtgcaGGCTCCCAGGcaccagcattttaaaaatgacttgctACCAGGACCCCAAATCATCTAGCTGAAGAAGCCTGGACTGCACCCAGCTGTGAGCCTGACATCAGTAAGGGCAGTGCAGAGACAGGGAGCCAGTGCTGACGACACTGGACTGGCACACGGCGGGTTTCTGTGCTCTGCCTAAGGTAACAGAGAGGATAACTGCAGGCATGCGGATGTGGGCCAAGCCCTTGACTTATATGACCTTTTTCATTGTTACTAGCGCCCTGCTGTTTTtggcagctgaggaaactgaagttcaaagaGGTAAAATGACTTGAAGATCACAAAGCCAGGAAGCAGAGGAAATTTAAACAGGAGCTGGGAGCCTAATTCATGTTAGCCTGGGATGAGGGCCCAAGCTCTGCAGACTGCAAGATGGTACTTGTTGGGACCAACATGCCCTGgctgtgaagtgaaatgaaagtcgcttgCTGAAATCaaagtcctgtcccactctttgcaaccccatggactgtagcccacgaggctcctgtccatagtattctccaggcaaggatattggagtgggttgctatctccaGGTGTCACACCTGGTAATGTTCTGGATGAGCATGGAAGGAGATCCCTcctttttacagatggagaaactaccACCCAGAGGGAAGAATCAATTTGCACGGGTCAAGGGAGCGATCTGGGGACACGGCCGGAGACTCAAAAGCAGAATCAGTCTCTCCGGACACCTCCCCCCAACCACTCCCGGTCCAAAAGCTGCCCCAGGTGCAGGGTCTACACAGTGCCTGGCTGTGACAGTGCTCAAGGAGCTTCTGGCAAATAAACAAACTCAGAGTCCTCCGAACCGGGAGGAAAATGATCTGCGTCTATGAGTCAAGCTTAGCCTGAGACTGCCAGGTCAGATCTGTCTTCAGACTGTGGCAGGCCTGACAGACATTTTTCTTTGCCCCATAGGCCGCCTGCGGATAAATCTTTGCACGAGGATtgaggaaagtgaagattccGGCCCCAGATGAACCATCAACAACAAGCTGGGAGGCTCTCTGAACAAGTCGCATCCCTCTCTCAGCCACATACAACAAAAGAGATTATAGAGGAAAGGGTCGGACCCAGGCCGCGCGGGGAGCCGAGTGAGGACTGGAAGCCGAAGCCCCGGGCGCCCCGCGATCGCGTCCCGGGACGGCGGGCGCGCTTCCCGCCAGCGCGGAGCCGACTGCGGCAGAGCTCTGAGGGTCCAGACCCCAACGCCGGCCCCCGACCGAGCCCAAACCCCCGACTCACGTTTCTCTGCGCGCCGGAGTTTCCCAAGACTGCCCCGGCCCAAGGTCCCGCAAGCCCCAAATAATCCCTGCCCGGGCCACGGCGACCCTCTCCGACAGCGCTGCACTTACGCCGGCCGTTTCCCCGCTCGTTGCCGAGGCAACGGGCCGGCGATGGAGCGCCGCGAGGGCCAAGCCTCCTGCAGCGCGATTACTCGGCGCGCAGAGCAAGAAAAGAAGTCTGTGTTTTTCTCCGGTGCCCCCTCGTGGTGGGCGGGAGCTCAATCGCAGACATCGCTTGTCTAAGGAAAAGAATCCATTCACTACACCAAATTCAGGATGATGGCTACCTGAGGGAGGCAGGTGAGCGTCGGGGAAAATCAGAGGGATATAATAGGGAACGGAATTATAAGCCAGTCACCCTCAAACCTGGCTGCACAAGAGAATCATCTGGAGAGCTCTGAAAAATCCAGATGTCCAAACCGGACTCCAGACAAACCCCATCGAGCACTCTGTGGTTGTCTAAGCCCCTCAGGTGTGTTCAAGGTGTAGCCAGCTCGAAGAACCGCTGATATAAGTAGGTTCGAGCTATTGGCAACTTTCTATTGTTTTAGGATGGTGGTGGGTTCAAGGGTGTTCCTTCTGTTAGTATGTTTTACAACTCACATGCTACGTGTATCATTCTATGTACCAACTAttctcttaaaaaatgaaattaaaagattggaaattccccggcagtccaatggttaagacaccCCACTGTCACTGCcgagagcctgggttcaatccctgattggggagctaagatcccacaagctctgCAGtgtgacaaaaataaatgaaaagcaaaagtatTAACTCTTTTATTCAGGCtcttttcattttcccatttttgtcttcatttattctttccttcaccctttcctcctttttttatttaaattttatttatttagctgcctGGGGTCTTAGTCGCGGGCACTCCCATTTTCTAGTTGTAGCTTGTAGGGTTAGGTGCTCTGCCACATGTGGGaacctagttccccaaccagggatcaaacttgggtcctctgcattgcaagctggactcttaaccaccagaccaccagggaaggcccgcCCGCCCGCTTCCTTCTTTTATTCAATTCTCTGTTTTCCCTGGATGCAGTATAAAGTCTGGTTGAACAGAGTGACCTCTGTTGCAGCCTCCACCACAACAGTCGTGTGGTCTGGACAGGTCACTTCGTCACTCTGAGCCTCCGTGTCCTCATCCGTGAAATAAGAATGTTCAAGTAATTGAAAAAGGAGCCCATTAGACTGGGAAGGCTGTGACACCTCCGTAGCCGATGCAGGTCAACCTAAACCTAGGCCAGAGCCAAAGCACCCAAACTGGAGAAAATGAAACTTAGCACTCACAAACAGCCAACTGGGCTTTCCCAAACAAGGCAACCTCTTAAGTTACAGCCAATCAAACGATTTCCTTGCTTTCACATCTTCTTTCTAAAAACCTCTCCTAGATCCTGCCGGTAGAGTGTTCTGAACACCTTTCTTTTGCCTGATTCCGATCAGCAAGTCTTGAAAGTTTTACTGTGCCTCAGATTAGCTTTAAATAAGAATACCGACAGGGCTGCTTTCTACAGTTGCCCTTATGAGAGGAAATGAAAGTTTAAATGGAGCGGCCTCGGGAGCAGAGCACCTGGTGCATCTCAGGAGAGCATGCGCTCGCAtacctcccccctttttttttcctagttttttggCAGCATGCAGGACAtgcaggatctgagttccctgacaagggattgcaCTGCGCCCCTCTgtagtggaagcgcagagtctttactactggaccaccagggaagtccctctcacaTCTCCCTCAGAACCTGCCCTGCCCTGTGCGTGAGATCCTCTGGAGTTAGCCTGTGATTGGTCCCAACCCCTTGGGCCAAGCTCACGGCCAGTCACCCATCCTGTGTCCACAGCGGAGAAGGGAAGCAGCCACCCACTCTCCTCAGCCCAGCCAGAGCCATCCACATAGCAAAAGAGCCTGATTAATAAATAGTTGTTGATAGGCCTTCTTGAGTGTGATAGGAACTTCAGAAATGCGTGAATTGTGCTGTGGGAGACGAGCCTTCAGGTCCTGGTTTTGCAGCTCTTGGCAAGGGCCTTCCactctctgggccttagttgcctcatctgtataatggccTTAAAGGACCAAACAAGCTCAACTGCTGGGATCAAGGGCCTAGGGCTTGACTGACCTTGTCCTGGAAGCCTGAGGCCCCAGGCCATACCCTCTGGCCTATCTTCTGGGACAGGAATGCAGCTTGTAGGTTGTGGAATTTGCCCAAGGAACCACAGCTTGTAGGTGGTAAGCCCAGCTCTGAACCCAGCTCTGTCTGATTCCAGGGCCTGAACTTGCTCTGCCGCTCCACAAGGTTAGGAATCATTACCTTCCCTGCTATGGTTCTAGCGCCCAGCACAGCGtagtcatttaataaatattcatcgAGAATGAATGAGTAGAGTCCCCCCAACTTTGAGCCCCTAATTTTTCTccaagagaaaaagggaaagatggtgttgaaggaaagcaaaaagaaaaaaaaaaaggaactaacaTTGTTTGAATACCTACCACGTGCCAGATGCTTTTAGATGTATTTTCTTGAGTAAGCTTCCCTCCAGCAGGTGAGGTTCCTGCCCTCAttctgcagataaggaaactgagactctgaGAGGTCAAGCAAATCTCTTGCCGGCACCACGAGAGCCAGGATTTACATCCACCTTCCAGAGCTTGTGAACCTCTTTTCAGTCTGCTTTTCCAGAAGTGTGTGGTTTACAGATACAGCTCTTAAAAGAGGCCAGTAGATGTGGACCAGTTGGGCCATATAAAGTGCTCaggaatattaaatattttgtgaCAGGCTGATAACGATGGCCCACAGAGCGGTACTCCTGGCAGGGAGCCATCGAGAGGGACACTGCATGCACAGGCCCTGGGCCAGCGCACTGTTTCTTGGGGCTGTTCCTGGGCTTGTTTGGAGGTATTCTGGCAAGAGAGGAGAAAACAGGAATGGGAGTAGCATGGTAACACTGGGGTGGCTTCCCTATTAGCTGAACCGGGACCGTGCTGGAGGCTGTGCAATGCCCCTACATAAGCAGCAGGTGGCGCTGCCGAGGCACATTTATCTAGGCTGGGTTTTCACAGCTTTTCATCAACCACCCTGGGTTCTCTCTTCATACCTAAGCTGGCCTCCCCGCCCTCCCTGAAAGCAAGGATGTCTTGTAGATAGGGAAGCTCAAAGACTCTGGGGCTACAAGGCTGCCTCTCGGAAGTCCAGTTTTGTGttttaataacaataacaacaggaATAATAATAGAGGTAGGTATTATCCATGAGAAAAAGGGGTAAAAGGACTTTTTCATCCGAAACAGTGGTTGTCACTAGGGGCCAGGATTAGgggtgattttaatttttctctgtggGTTTTTAATTGTACATTGGTCACTGTTACTTgtgtaattttattaaaaataaagcattggGTATCTtgcctggcagtctggtggtgaagacttcgccttccagagCAGAGGgtgctagtttgatccctggtagggaagctaagatttcacatgcctctcagccaaaaaTCCAGAACATAAacaatagaagcaatattgtaacacattcaataaagactttaaaaatggtccacctcagaaaaaaaaaaccttaaaaaatcaaaactttaGTTGGTTGATCACTTCCCCCATGCTTTATACTTAAGAGGTGCTTTCCATGCATGAGTCGTCCAACCCTGGGAGTTCTGAATTGCTAGCAGAGCTTTCTGATAAATCCTGATGCGTGATCCCCGAGACAGAGATTCTGATTGCATTGGTCAGGACCAGGGCCTggacatctgattttttttttaatttttaatttcagaatagatttagatttacagaaagttTCCAAAGAAAGTACAGAGAGTTTCCTTATATTTCCCACCAATTTCCTCGGTAATTATTAATAACATCTTATGAACATTTCATACACCCATAGGACAGACATATGACATGGCTTTGGGGGTAAATTACGcataaaagagacaaagatgaccactttaaccatttttaagtgtcctattcagtgacattaagtatattcacaatgtACAACCATCTCAAAGTaggattttttaatttactttgagtttctttttttgatttttttttctgtttcaactATTTAATGTAAAAAATCAGGTCATGGAAATAcaaatcattattatcattatcactcTGCAGCT
Coding sequences within it:
- the TCHP gene encoding trichoplein keratin filament-binding protein isoform X1, with amino-acid sequence MALPTLPSSWCSRRLPDQQAARQRRQEQEAHLRQQWDQNSRYFQMSDIRSSKQAEWSSRASYQRSMHAYQREKMKEEGRKRLEARRQRLRQLLVEEQDLLAGQLEELRLSMNLREGRIREQHGNLKAAREEQRKLIAERLLYEHWKKNNPKLREIESDLHKRHVINAWETQKEEKKQQEAAEEEKEKRFENEYETARREALERMKVEEERRQLESKLQAEVLRQQMEELKAKEMEATKLKKEQENLLKQRWELERLEEERRQMAASRQKAELGRFLRHQYNVKLSRRTQQIQEELEADKRILQALLEEEEENQRVHQARREQALADVAWMKRVIEEQLELERAREAELQMLLREEAKEVWEKREAEWARERSARDRLMSEVLTGRQQQIQEKIEQNRRAQEESLRHREKLIQDLEAARESARREKEESEELKSARKQELEAQVAERQLQAWEAEQQEKEEEEEARREEQLTAALLQQEAKMMAKQGYRPKPYGHPRIAWN
- the TCHP gene encoding trichoplein keratin filament-binding protein isoform X2, with protein sequence MHAYQREKMKEEGRKRLEARRQRLRQLLVEEQDLLAGQLEELRLSMNLREGRIREQHGNLKAAREEQRKLIAERLLYEHWKKNNPKLREIESDLHKRHVINAWETQKEEKKQQEAAEEEKEKRFENEYETARREALERMKVEEERRQLESKLQAEVLRQQMEELKAKEMEATKLKKEQENLLKQRWELERLEEERRQMAASRQKAELGRFLRHQYNVKLSRRTQQIQEELEADKRILQALLEEEEENQRVHQARREQALADVAWMKRVIEEQLELERAREAELQMLLREEAKEVWEKREAEWARERSARDRLMSEVLTGRQQQIQEKIEQNRRAQEESLRHREKLIQDLEAARESARREKEESEELKSARKQELEAQVAERQLQAWEAEQQEKEEEEEARREEQLTAALLQQEAKMMAKQGYRPKPYGHPRIAWN